Proteins co-encoded in one Arachis hypogaea cultivar Tifrunner chromosome 13, arahy.Tifrunner.gnm2.J5K5, whole genome shotgun sequence genomic window:
- the LOC112792163 gene encoding glycosyl hydrolase 5 family protein: MGRRRCSTFLVLLLTLQVVKALTEEVPLSTNSRWIVNQQGKRVKLACVNWVSHLEPVVAEGLSKKPVDVISKGIKSMGFNCVRLTWPILLVTNDSLASLTVRQSFQSLGLTDSVAGIQANNPSIIDLNLIQAFQAVVKSLGDNDVMVILDNHITEPGWCCNNNDGNGFFGDKYFNPDLWIQGLTKMATIFNGVTNVVGMSLRNELRGPRQNVNDWYKYMVKGAESVHAANPNVIVILSGLSFDKDLSFVRNRAVQVSFKGKLVFEAHWYAFTDGQAWVQGNPNQVCGQVSANVITNSAFLLDQGWPLFFSEFGLDLRGTNLNDNRYITCFMALAADLDFDWAYWTLVGSYYFRQGVAGMEEFYGLLTWDWANVRNTTFLQRISSLQLPFRGPGITQGNPYKVIYHPLTGLCVTRKSIQDPLRLGPCSNSDGWKYTPQKILNVMGTYYCLQADQEGNPAKLSIICSASNSKWEMISDSKLHLSSNLTDGSKVCLDIDSNNNIVTNACKCLSTDHTCDPGSQWFKLVDTGRSTTSSMLDLPYALWDSLFELTSLLSKAYL, from the exons atgggaAGGAGAAGATGCTCCACCTTTTTGGTGTTGTTATTGACACTCCAAGTGGTGAAGGCTCTGACGGAGGAGGTTCCACTAAGCACGAATTCACGGTGGATAGTAAACCAACAAGGGAAGAGGGTGAAGCTTGCGTGCGTCAATTGGGTGTCCCATCTAGAACCCGTGGTGGCGGAGGGGCTTAGCAAGAAGCCCGTGGATGTGATCTCGAAGGGGATAAAGTCCATGGGCTTCAACTGTGTGAGGCTCACTTGGCCCATTCTATTGGTCACCAATGACTCCCTCGCTTCTCTAACCGTTAGACAATCATTTCAGAGCCTTGGCCTAACTGATTCCGTTGCTGGCATCCAAGCCAATAACCCCTCCATCATCGATCTCAATCTCATCCAAGCTTTTCAG GCAGTGGTGAAGAGTCTCGGGGACAACGATGTGATGGTGATCTTGGACAACCACATAACCGAACCAGGTTGGTGCTGCAATAACAACGATGGCAATGGCTTCTTCGGCGATAAATATTTCAACCCAGACCTCTGGATCCAAGGCCTCACCAAGATGGCCACTATTTTCAACGGAGTCACCAACGTTGTAGGCATGAGCTTAAGAAACGAGCTTCGTGGCCCCAGACAGAATGTCAACGATTGGTACAA GTATATGGTGAAAGGAGCGGAATCGGTTCATGCAGCGAACCCAAATGTGATTGTAATCTTGTCCGGCTTAAGTTTTGACAAGGACTTATCGTTCGTTAGGAATAGAGCAGTGCAAGTGTCCTTTAAGGGGAAACTAGTTTTTGAGGCGCACTGGTATGCCTTCACGGATGGTCAAGCTTGGGTTCAAGGGAACCCCAACCAAGTGTGTGGACAAGTGTCTGCAAACGTCATCACCAATTCTGCTTTCTTGCTGGACCAAGGATGGCCCTTGTTTTTCAGCGAGTTTGGGTTGGACTTGAGAGGCACCAATCTTAATGATAATAGGTACATCACCTGCTTCATGGCTCTCGCGGCTGACCTGGACTTCGATTGGGCCTATTGGACTCTTGTTGGCAGTTACTATTTTAGACAAGGCGTTGCTGGAATGGAAGAGTTTTATGGGCTTCTTACTTGGGACTGGGCCAATGTTAGAAATACTACGTTCTTGCAAAGGATCTCTTCCCTACAACTTCCCTTCCGAG GACCAGGCATAACACAAGGTAATCCATACAAAGTGATTTACCATCCTTTGACGGGGCTTTGTGTGACAAGGAAGTCAATACAAGACCCATTGAGGTTGGGCCCTTGTTCTAACTCTGATGGTTGGAAGTATACGCCTCAAAAGATACTAAACGTAATGGGAACTTACTATTGCTTACAAGCGGATCAAGAAGGAAATCCTGCAAAACTTAGCATAATTTGCTCTGCTTCTAACTCTAAATGGGAAATGATCTCAGACTCAAAGTTGCACCTCTCCTCTAACCTCACCGATGGTTCTAAGGTTTGTTTGGATATAGATTCCAACAATAATATTGTGACCAATGCCTGCAAATGCTTGAGCACAGATCATACTTGTGACCCTGGAAGCCAATGGTTCAAACTTGTTGACACTGGAAGGTCAACAACCTCATCCATGTTGGATTTACCATATGCTTTATGGGATTCATTATTCGAGTTAACAAGTCTGCTTTCAAAGgcatatttgtaa
- the LOC112792164 gene encoding E3 ubiquitin-protein ligase RGLG5 produces MHLEAETWTALVVILCFLGLILKESIMGGKSSRESGGDRRHVPSYGSGGASSSSWDNYGYSQPPPYAYQPSIQHRPPAAPYYDYQQPKRRLDRRYSKIADNYRSLDEVTAALSQAGLESSNLIVGIDFTKSNEWTGKRSFNRKSLHHLGNGHNPYEQAISIIGTTLSAFDEDNLIPCFGFGDASTHDQDVFSFYPDDRFCNGFEEVLSKYREIVPRLKLAGPTSFAPIIEMAMTIVEQSGGQYHVLLIIADGQVTRSVDTERGQLSPQEQKTIDAIVKASEYPLSIVLVGVGDGPWDMMREFDDNIPARAFDNFQFVNFTEIMSKSVDSERKETEFALSALMEIPSQYKATIDHGILGARRGYSPDRVALPPPQYDRASSSNNISFRSNSFQQSTPSHTVYDNAVSTSAESSPGGLYDHKLCPICLTNGKDMAFGCGHQTCCNCGENLEFCPICRSTIDTRIKLY; encoded by the exons ATGCATCTAGAG GCGGAGACTTGGACAGCGTTGGTTGTGATATTGTGTTTCCTTGGTTTGATTCTGAAGGAGTCAATTATGGGAGGTAAGAGTTCAAGAGAATCTGGCGGTGATAGGAGGCATGTGCCATCGTACGGTTCTGGTGGTGCTTCATCTTCATCTTGGGACAATTATGGATACTCGCAACCGCCACCGTATGCATATCAACCGTCAATTCAACACCGGCCACCCGCCGCTCCGTATTACGATTATCAACAGCCGAAAAGGAGGTTGGATAGGAGATATTCCAAGATTGCTGATAATTACCGTTCACTCGACGAG GTTACTGCTGCTCTTTCACAAGCTGGCCTAGAATCTTCTAATCTCATTGTCGGCATTGATTTCACAAAAAGCAATGAGTGGACAG GAAAGAGATCATTCAACCGAAAAAGTTTACATCATCTCGGAAATGGCCATAATCCTTATGAACAGGCGATCTCCATTATTGGGACAACTCTATCTGCCTTTGACGAGGATAACTTGATTCCATGTTTTGGATTCGGAGATG CATCAACACATGATCAAGATGTCTTCAGTTTCTACCCAGATGATAGATTCTGCAATGGATTTGAGGAAGTTTTGTCAAAATACAGAGAAATTGTTCCTCGTCTCAAACTAGCAG GACCCACTTCTTTCGCACCTATCATTGAGATGGCAATGACTATTGTTGAGCAAAGTGGTGGCCAATATCATGTCTTGCTAATAATTGCTGATGGACAG GTGACCAGAAGCGTTGACACAGAGCGTGGCCAGTTAAGTCCACAGGAACAGAAGACAATTGATGCAATTGTAAAAGCCAG TGAGTATCCACTGTCAATAGTTTTGGTGGGAGTTGGAGATGGACCATGGGATATGATGAGGGAATTTGATGATAACATTCCTGCTCGAGCCTTTGACAATTTCCAG TTTGTGAATTTTACTGAAATAATGTCAAAGAGTGTAGATTCAGAAAGGAAAGAGACAGAGTTTGCTCTATCAGCTCTGATGGAGATACCTTCTCAATATAAGGCAACCATAGACCATGGCATATTGGG TGCTCGGAGGGGATATTCACCGGACAGGGTTGCTTTACCTCCACCTCAATATGACAGGGCTTCCAGCAGCAACAACATATCTTTTCGCAGTAATAGTTTTCAGCAGAGTACTCCTTCGCACACTGTCTATGATAATGCAGTTAGTACCAGTGCAGAATCATCACCGGGTGGCTTATATGATCATAAG CTTTGTCCAATTTGTCTTACTAATGGGAAGGATATGGCCTTTGGTTGTGGGCATCAG ACTTGTTGTAACTGTGGAGAGAATCTTGAATTCTGCCCCATTTGCAGGAGCACAATCGATACTAGAATAAAGCTTTACTAG
- the LOC112783536 gene encoding uncharacterized protein, with amino-acid sequence MSKFKTIGTFFKRKDQENEDASTITTPILEGSSNSITSSSSLNSSKRPRLLPNQLDVFRLERDPGMRPMIWKFPPNKRDEIRRAYIKVGPNQPILDNYPFSGDKSHRRFQASWFKLFPSWLEYSIEDDAIYCFPCFLFAKEPSINTGSNALIENGFRNWKKVNSGKECALLNHIDKGPNSFHHKALKSCDDLMKQSQHIDRLLHKQTSEEIEKNRIRLGASIDCIRWLTFQSCAYRGHDESQSSSNRGNFLEMLKFLGSYNERVKQNVLENAPKNAKYTSNDVQKEILHILATKVRNSIREEIGDAKFCIIVDEARDESKKEQMAIVLRFVTLDGFVKERFFDLVHVTDTCATTLKKELISVLSHYNLQVENIRGQGYDGASNMRGEWNGLQALFLKDSPQAYYVHCFAHRLQLALVAASREVLQIHEFFTQLNSIVTIVSASSKRHDQLQEVQAIENANLVAQNELETGKGANQISTLQRAGDTRWSSHFNSICSLVKMFTATNIVLNNIIEDGTTYAQRGEAYGVSKILLSFEFVFTLHLMKEIMGITNVLCQALQQQSQDILNAMHIVSTSKLLLQQLRDGGWCNFFVNVKDFCEKHEIEVPNMSAQYVFGRDRSRQPSVTVEHHYRIDVFLATIDSQIQELNSRFNEQTIELLTLSCALDPKDNFKSFNIEEISKLAEKFYPLDFPSNELNILKSQLQHYQHDIPNHLKGIGTLSELCNKLQETGKSRTYHMVDRLIRLVLTLPVSTATTERAFSAMKIVKTRLRRLYRTTKMVLNTTVAALRVWEPVAISYEFMA; translated from the exons ATGAGTAAGTTCAAAACTATTGgtacattttttaaaagaaaagatcaagagaatgaagatgcttCTACTATTACTACTCCAATACTTGAGGGGTCATCAAATTCCATTACTTCAAGTTCTTCATTGAATAGCTCAAAGCGTCCACGACTTCTTCCAAATCAACTGGATGTTTTTCGTTTGGAAAGAGATCCTGGAATGCGACCAATGATTTGGAAGTTTCCTCCAAATAAAAGAGATGAAATCCGTCGGGCTTATATTAAAGTTGGGCCAAATCAGCCAATTCTTGATAATTATCCATTTTCTGGTGATAAAAGTCATCGTCGCTTTCAAGCTTCATGGTTTAAATTGTTCCCATCTTGGTTAGAATATTCTATAGAAGATGATGCTATATATTGTTTTccgtgctttctttttgctaaggaaCCTTCAATCAATACGGGTTCAAATGCTTTGATTGAGAATGGTTtcaggaattggaagaaagtaaataGTGGAAAAGAATGTGCTCTTTTGAATCACATTGACAAAGGTCCTAACTCATTCCATCATAAGGCGCTGAAATCATGTGATGATTTGATGAAACAATCACAACATATTGACAGACTTCTTCATAAGCAAACATCAGAAGAGATTGAAAAGAATCGAATTCGACTAGGAGCATCTATAGATTGCATTAGATGGTTGACATTTCAAAGTTGTGCATACAGAGGACATGATGAAAGCCAAAGTTCAAGCAACAGAGGTAACTTTTTggaaatgttaaaatttttgggatCTTACAATGAAAGAGTGAAACAGAATGTTTTGGAAAATGCTCCAAAAAATGCTAAGTATACTTCAAATGATGTCCAAAAAGAAATTCTACATATTCTTGCTACTAAGGTGAGAAATTCAATTAGAGAAGAGATTGGAGATGCcaaattttgtattattgttgATGAAGCTAGAGATGAATCTAAAAAGGAGCAAATGGCCATTGTTTTGAGATTTGTTACTCTAGATGGTTTTGTTAAAGAGAGATTTTTTGATCTTGTGCATGTCACTGATACTTGTGCAACAACTTTAAAGAAAGAATTGATTTCTGTCCTTTCTCATTATAATCTCCAAGTTGAAAATATTAGGGGTCAAGGGTATGATGGTGCTAGCAACATGCGGGGTGAGTGGAATGGTTTGCAAGCTTTGTTTCTTAAAGATTCTCCACAAGCATACTATGTGCATTGTTTTGCTCATAGGTTACAATTAGCATTGGTGGCAGCTTCAAGAGAGGtacttcaaattcatgaattttttactCAATTAAACTCTATTGTCACTATTGTTAGTGCTTCTTCAAAAAGACATGATCAATTACAAGAAGTTCAAGCAATTGAAAATGCAAACTTGGTTGCTCAAAATGAATTAGAAACAGGCAAAGGTGCGAATCAAATAAGCACTTTACAAAGAGCTGGGGATACTCGATGGAGctctcactttaattctatttgcagTTTGGTAAAAATGTTTACTGCTACCAATATTGTTCTCAATAATATCATTGAAGACGGGACAACTTATGCACAAAGAGGTGAGGCTTATggtgttagtaaaatattattgtcatttgaatttgttttcacTTTGCACTTGATGAAAGAGATTATGGGAATCACTAATGTCCTTTGCCAAGCACTGCAACAACAATCTCAAGATATTCTTAATGCAATGCATATTGTTTCTACATCAAAGTTACTTCTTCAACAATTAAGAGATGGTGGATGGTGCAATTTTTTTGTAAATGTTAAAGATTTTTgtgaaaaacatgaaattgaagTCCCTAATATGAGTGCACAATATGTTTTTGGAAGAGATCGATCTCGTCAACCAAGTGTGACAGTTGAGCATCATTATCGAATAGATGTATTCTTGGCAACAATTGACTCTCAAATACAAGAGTTGAATAGTAGATTTAATGAGCAAACAATAGAGCTTTTGACTTTGAGTTGTGCTTTGGATCCTAAGGACAATTTCAAATCATTCAATATTGAAGAAATCAGCAAGTTAGCAGAGAAGTTTTATCCCCTTGACTTTCCTTCTAATGagctaaatattttgaaatctcaGTTGCAACATTATCAGCATGATATACCAAATCATTTGAAAGGCATTGGTACACTTTCTGAATTGTGCAACAAGTTGCAAGAAAcgggaaaatcaagaacttatcaCATGGTTGATAGATTAATACGTCTTGTTTTGACTCTACCAGTGTCTACAGCAACAACAGAAAGAGCTTTTTCAGCAATGAAAATTGTTAAGACAAGACTCCGAA GATTGTACAGGACAACCAAGATGGTACTAAACACCACCGTT
- the LOC112792162 gene encoding protein SIEVE ELEMENT OCCLUSION B, translating into MAMVPRKLQSHFFSASDDSTMTKQIRATHAPVDDERIDVRPLLNVVQHIFNSAASIIPGIVQGKPAKLDGLMDSFQQSELTDMLDITSHTINKVSCEISCKCLSGGDAHATTMGILSMLSRYSWEAKVVIALAAFGTNFGKFWLLAQVHATNPLARSVAMLKHIHETLEQVNELGPKFEAISHLLKAMLDVTNYIMQFHELPSQYIDPEAPETLAASNLIPSAVYWTIRSIIACATQILGIIGLSQGFMSSTIETWELSSLAHKLSNINSHLLKQLDLCRQHLDDNKQREAFETLQILFQTSHPDNMKILKALIYNKDDMLPLFDGSTKQRVSIEVLRKKIVLLYITDLHHISDQEIMIIDQMYQESRQESSRFESQYELVWIPIVDKGTPWTEEKQNKFVKLQSMMTWYSLYDPSMLEPATIRYIKEVWLFNNAKPIIVVLDQQGKVVNLNAIHMMWIWGSLAYPFSSSREEALWKQESWRLELLADTIHPSLYDWIAQGTYICLYGGDDIEWIRKFTRKARSLAETLKLPLEMIYVGRSNPGEKVRKINTVIEEEKLSNTLPDPGLTLIWFFWVRLESMWHSKLQQEKKVENDEIMHEIMRILGFDSSEQGWVVMSRGTETMMAKGKGDTFLNCLNDYDQWKDKAEEKGVLPAMDDYIQGLQTPHHCNRLILPGTNGRIPDKVVCVECGRPMEKFYMYRCCTD; encoded by the exons ATGGCAATGGTGCCCAGGAAGTTGCAATCCCACTTTTTTTCAGCATCAGATGACAGTACAATGACCAAACAAATTCGTGCCACTCATGCTCCTGTTGATGATGAACGCATTGATGTTAGGCCTCTTCTTAATGTGGTTCAACACATTTTCAACTCTGCTGCTTCTATCATCCCTGGCATTGTTCAG GGAAAGCCAGCAAAATTGGATGGCTTAATGGATAGCTTCCAACAATCTGAGTTAACTGACATGCTAGATATCACCTCCCACACAATTAACAAAGTTTCTTGCgag ATATCTTGCAAGTGTTTGAGTGGTGGAGATGCACATGCCACAACCATGGGGATACTAAGCATGCTGTCAAGGTATTCATGGGAGGCCAAGGTGGTGATAGCATTGGCAGCATTCGGGACCAACTTTGGCAAGTTCTGGCTTCTGGCTCAGGTTCATGCCACCAACCCTCTTGCCAGGTCTGTTGCAATGTTGAAGCACATCCATGAAACGCTGGAACAAGTGAATGAATTGGGACCCAAGTTTGAAGCAATCAGCCACCTTCTCAAGGCCATGTTGGATGTAACCAACTACATTATGCAGTTCCATGAGCTTCCCTCTCAGTACATTGACCCTGAAGCACCAGAGACACTAGCTGCCTCCAATCTTATTCCAAGTGCTGTCTATTGGACCATTCGGAGTATCATCGCCTGCGCAACACAGATTCTAGGCATCATTGGCCTCAGTCAAGG ATTCATGTCATCAACAATAGAGACTTGGGAACTTTCAAGTTTGGCTCATAAGCTCAGTAACATAAACAGCCACCTTCTTAAGCAACTTGACCTCTGTCGTCAACATTTAG ATGATAACAAACAACGAGAAGCATTTGAAACACTTCAGATCCTTTTTCAGACATCCCACCCTGACAACATGAAGATTCTCAAAGCCTTGATTTACAACAAGGATGATATGTTGCCATTGTTTGATGGCTCTACCAAACAACGG GTTAGCATTGAGGTGCTGCGGAAGAAAATTGTGTTACTCTACATAACAGACCTCCATCATATTTCTGATCAAGAAATCATGATCATTGACCAAATGTATCAAGAATCACGCCAGGAATCGAGCAGGTTTGAGAGCCAATACGAATTAGTTTGGATCCCAATTGTGGACAAGGGAACCCCATGGACAGAAGAGAAACAAAACAAGTTTGTGAAGCTGCAATCTATGATGACTTGGTACTCACTCTACGACCCTTCCATGTTGGAGCCAGCAACCATCAGGTACATAAAAGAGGTGTGGCTTTTCAATAATGCCAAGCCAATAATTGTAGTTCTGGATCAGCAAGGAAAGGTTGTTAACCTGAATGCAATACACATGATGTGGATTTGGGGAAGCTTGGCTTATCCTTTCTCCAGTTCAAGGGAGGAAGCATTGTGGAAGCAAGAATCATGGCGGCTTGAACTGTTGGCAGATACAATTCATCCATCTCTCTATGATTGG ATAGCACAAGGCACATACATATGCTTGTATGGAGGGGACGACATAGAGTGGATTCGGAAGTTCACAAGGAAGGCACGATCACTGGCAGAAACTCTCAAGTTACCACTGGAGATGATCTATGTAGGGAGAAGCAACCCAGGAGAAAAGGTTCGAAAAATCAACACGGTCATTGAAgaagaaaagttaagcaacacACTCCCTGACCCTGGGCTTACCCTTATATGGTTCTTCTGGGTTAGGCTGGAGAGCATGTGGCACTCAAAACTGCAGCAGGAAAAGAAAgttgaaaatgatgagataatgCATGAGATAATGAGGATTCTAGGCTTTGACAGCAGTGAGCAAGGGTGGGTTGTTATGAGCAGAGGCACAGAGACTATGATGGCAAAGGGAAAGGGAGACACATTCCTGAATTGCCTCAATGACTATgatcaatggaaggacaaggcAGAGGAGAAAGGGGTTTTGCCTGCAATGGATGATTATATTCAAGGATTACAAACCCCACATCATTGTAACCGCTTGATACTGCCGGGAACCAATGGCAGAATCCCAGATAAGGTGGTTTGTGTCGAATGCGGCCGTCCCATGGAAAAGTTCTACATGTATCGCTGCTGCACAGACTGA